Proteins encoded together in one Antennarius striatus isolate MH-2024 chromosome 13, ASM4005453v1, whole genome shotgun sequence window:
- the LOC137605827 gene encoding beta-galactosidase-1-like protein 2 isoform X2 has product MRYIRFCKTCVDFSKCHWKTSDIPSMVALRIRNAHKRKYVLICLCIAVIVMYRYISMPAGRRRMSRMVGLSANSSQLNLGGKPFQILGGSIHYFRVPRAYWRDRLLKMKACGINTLTTYVPWSLHQPEKKLFIFHSQLDLEAYISLAADLGLWVILRPGPYISSELDLGGLPSWLLRDGSMRLRTTHPGFTQAVNTFFDKLIPKIVPLQFKKGGPIIAVQVENEYGSFAKDDSYMVFIKEALQSRGISELLLTADNQDSLKSGGVDGAVRSVKLQKLSQRDIQALSAIQPNSPTIVMDYWTGWYDVWGELHHVLPPEDMMSTVREMLRRGFSINLYMFHGGSSFGFVSGAVGDPSYKALVPSYDYDAPLSEAGEYTPKYHLLKDLLSRYNKEDHLPDMPAQHYKEAYEPAIMYQHLSLWDALSFTEGPFKSPKPISMENLPVNNKNGQSYGYTLYETSITSGGLLKSGDNVRDRALVFVDRSYIGLFKRQSLELAVSDEKGRRTLSLLVENCGRVHRGKNLDKQHKVFTRQLGNLCLNRQPSQVFSWGGYLPTDTRATHLSNFQAGRKVWCSSTGRIWAATGPSAPSRTFTSRVLSSTVESIR; this is encoded by the exons ATGCGTTACATACGCTTCTGTAAAACTTGCGTGGACTTCAGCAAATGTCACTGGAAAACATCTGACATCCCATCCATGGTTGCCTTGCGGATACGAAACGCACACAAAAGGAAATATGTCCTTATCTGCCTCTGCATCGCCGTCATCGTCATGTACAGATACATCAG CATGCCAGCAGGGCGACGGAGAATGAGCAGGATGGTGGGACTGAGCGCCAACTCATCCCAACTCAACTTGGGGGGAAAGCCCTTCCAAATCCTGGGGGGATCCATCCACTACTTCCGTGTGCCCAGGGCGTATTGGAGGGATCGCCTGTTGAAAATGAAGGCCTGTGGTATCAACACCCTCACTAC GTATGTGCCGTGGAGTCTGCACCAGCCGGAGAAAAAGCTTTTCATCTTTCACTCACAGCTGGATTTAGA aGCTTACATCAGTCTTGCAGCTGACTTGGGGTTGTGGGTGATTTTACGTCCAGGGCCCTATATTTCTTCTGAGCTGGACCTAGGAGGACTGCCAAG CTGGCTCCTCAGAGACGGCAGCATGAGACTGAGGACGACGCATCCGGGCTTCACTCAGGCCGTCAACACTTTTTTTGACAAACTCATACCAAAAATTGTTCCGTTGCAG TTCAAGAAAGGAGGTCCCATCATCGCCGTGCAGGTTGAAAATGAGTACGGATCCTTTGCAAAGGATGACAGTTACATGGTTTTCATTAAGGAG GCATTACAGTCCAGAGGGATCAGCGAGCTCCTGCTCACAGCAGACAACCAGGACTCATTAAAGTCTGGGGGCGTGGATGGAG CTGTCAGATCAGTGAAGTTGCAGAAATTAAGCCAGAGAGACATCCAGGCTCTGAGCGCCATCCAG CCCAACAGCCCCACTATAGTGATGGACTACTGGACCGGGTGGTATGATGTGTGGGGTGAACTCCACCATGTGCTTCCACCAGAGG ACATGATGTCCACCGTGAGAGAGATGCTGAGGCGAGGATTCTCTATCAACCTATACATGTTCCACGGAGGCTCCAGTTTCGGCTTCGTGAGCGGAGCGGTCGGCGATCCGTCCTACAAAGCGCTCGTCCCCAGCTACG ATTATGATGCTCCCTTGTCTGAAGCTGGGGAATACACACCAAAGTACCACCTGCTGAAGGATTTGCTGTCTCGATATAACA AAGAAGACCATTTACCTGACATGCCAGCACAGCATTACAAGGAGGCTTATGAGCCGGCCATCATGTACCAGCACCTGTCATTATGGGATGCTCTGAGCTTCACTGAGGGA CCATTTAAGTCACCCAAGCCAATAAGCATGGAGAATCTCCCCGTGAACAATAAGAACGGTCAGTCCTATGGATACACGCTGTATGAGACCAGCATCACCAGCGGAGGGCTGTTAAAGTCTGGAGACAACGTCCGAGACCGAGCCCTG gtttTTGTAGACAGGAGCTACATCGGCCTTTTCAAGCGGCAAAGCCTGGAGCTGGCTGTTTCTGATGAGAAG GGTCGGCGTACTTTAAGTTTACTGGTGGAAAACTGTGGACGAGTTCACCGAGGAAAGAACCTTGATAAACAACATAAAG TCTTTACCAGGCAGCTTGGAAACCTCTGCCTGAATCGCCAACCTTCCCAAGTTTTTTCATGGGGAGGCTATTTGCCTACGGATACCCGAGCGACACATTTGTCAAACTTCCA GGCTGGCAGAAAGGTGTGGTGTTCATCAACGGGGCGAATCTGGGCCGCTACTGGTCCATCGGCCCCCAGCAGAACCTTTACCTCCCGGGTCCTTTCCTCAACAGTGGAATCAATCAG GTGA
- the b3gat1b gene encoding galactosylgalactosylxylosylprotein 3-beta-glucuronosyltransferase 1 encodes MPKRRDIVAIVLIVLPWTLLITVWHQSTITLLAPRKDDKQEGGLNFALKESCSLHNRDIIEVVRTEYVYSRPPPWSDLLPTIHVITPTYSRPVQKAELTRLSNTFLHVPNLHWILVEDSQRRTALVSRLLQDTGLNYTHLNVETPRNYKIRPDAKDPRIPRGTIQRNLALRLLRETFTVNNSQPGVVFFADDDNTYSLELFEEMRSTKKVSVWPVAFVGGLRYESPKVNNLGKVYGWKTVFDPHRPFAIDMAGFAVNLHLILSKPQAYFKLRGVKGGYQESSLLKELVDLNDLEPKAANCTKVLVWHTRTEKPVLVNEGKKGFTDSNVEI; translated from the exons ATGCCGAAGAGACGAGACATTGTTGCCATAGTGTTGATCGTGTTGCCGTGGACACTGCTCATCACCGTTTGGCACCAGAGCACCATCACTCTGCTCGCGCCTCGAAAAG ATGACAAACAAGAAGGTGGCTTAAATTTTGCCCTGAAGGAGTCGTGCTCGCTTCACAATCGGGACATCATCGAAGTGGTTCGCACCGAGTACGTGTACAGCCGTCCGCCGCCCTGGTCCGACCTCCTGCCCACCATCCACGTCATCACCCCCACCTACAGCCGGCCGGTGCAGAAAGCAGAGCTGACGCGTCTCTCCAACACCTTCCTGCACGTTCCCAACCTGCACTGGATCCTGGTGGAGGACTCCCAGAGGAGGACGGCTCTGGTCAGCCGTCTCCTCCAGGACACAGGACTCAACTACACCCACCTCAACGTGGAGACGCCCAGGAACTACAAGATCCGTCCAGACGCTAAGGACCCCAGGATACCGCGGGGTACCATACAGAGGAACCTGGCCCTGCGGTTGCTCCGCGAGACCTTCACTGTGAACAACAGCCAGCCGGGGGTCGTCTTCTTTGCAGATGATGACAACACCTACAGCCTGGAGCTGTTTGAGGAG ATGCGTTCCACCAAGAAGGTGTCCGTTTGGCCCGTGGCCTTTGTGGGCGGCTTGCGGTACGAATCACCTAAAGTCAACAACTTAGGCAAAGTGTACGGCTGGAAGACGGTGTTTGACCCACACCGGCCCTTCGCCATCGACATGGCGGGGTTTGCAGTGAACCTGCACCTCATCCTGTCCAAACCTCAGGCTTATTTCAAGTTACGAGGGGTGAAGGGAGGCTATCAGGAGAGCAGTTTGCTCAAGGAGCTGGTTGACCTGAATGACTTGGAGCCCAAAGCTGCTAATTGCACTAAG GTATTAGTGTGGCACACACGGACGGAGAAGCCCGTGCTGGTGAACGAGGGCAAGAAAGGATTTACAGACTCTAATGTGGAGATATGA
- the LOC137605827 gene encoding beta-galactosidase-1-like protein 2 isoform X1 encodes MRYIRFCKTCVDFSKCHWKTSDIPSMVALRIRNAHKRKYVLICLCIAVIVMYRYISMPAGRRRMSRMVGLSANSSQLNLGGKPFQILGGSIHYFRVPRAYWRDRLLKMKACGINTLTTYVPWSLHQPEKKLFIFHSQLDLEAYISLAADLGLWVILRPGPYISSELDLGGLPSWLLRDGSMRLRTTHPGFTQAVNTFFDKLIPKIVPLQFKKGGPIIAVQVENEYGSFAKDDSYMVFIKEALQSRGISELLLTADNQDSLKSGGVDGAVRSVKLQKLSQRDIQALSAIQPNSPTIVMDYWTGWYDVWGELHHVLPPEDMMSTVREMLRRGFSINLYMFHGGSSFGFVSGAVGDPSYKALVPSYDYDAPLSEAGEYTPKYHLLKDLLSRYNKEDHLPDMPAQHYKEAYEPAIMYQHLSLWDALSFTEGPFKSPKPISMENLPVNNKNGQSYGYTLYETSITSGGLLKSGDNVRDRALVFVDRSYIGLFKRQSLELAVSDEKGRRTLSLLVENCGRVHRGKNLDKQHKGLVGDILLNNIPLRDFTIYSLEMKPSFIDSLYQAAWKPLPESPTFPSFFMGRLFAYGYPSDTFVKLPGWQKGVVFINGANLGRYWSIGPQQNLYLPGPFLNSGINQVIVFEEQEGDYKVHFEETPDLGMAADIQ; translated from the exons ATGCGTTACATACGCTTCTGTAAAACTTGCGTGGACTTCAGCAAATGTCACTGGAAAACATCTGACATCCCATCCATGGTTGCCTTGCGGATACGAAACGCACACAAAAGGAAATATGTCCTTATCTGCCTCTGCATCGCCGTCATCGTCATGTACAGATACATCAG CATGCCAGCAGGGCGACGGAGAATGAGCAGGATGGTGGGACTGAGCGCCAACTCATCCCAACTCAACTTGGGGGGAAAGCCCTTCCAAATCCTGGGGGGATCCATCCACTACTTCCGTGTGCCCAGGGCGTATTGGAGGGATCGCCTGTTGAAAATGAAGGCCTGTGGTATCAACACCCTCACTAC GTATGTGCCGTGGAGTCTGCACCAGCCGGAGAAAAAGCTTTTCATCTTTCACTCACAGCTGGATTTAGA aGCTTACATCAGTCTTGCAGCTGACTTGGGGTTGTGGGTGATTTTACGTCCAGGGCCCTATATTTCTTCTGAGCTGGACCTAGGAGGACTGCCAAG CTGGCTCCTCAGAGACGGCAGCATGAGACTGAGGACGACGCATCCGGGCTTCACTCAGGCCGTCAACACTTTTTTTGACAAACTCATACCAAAAATTGTTCCGTTGCAG TTCAAGAAAGGAGGTCCCATCATCGCCGTGCAGGTTGAAAATGAGTACGGATCCTTTGCAAAGGATGACAGTTACATGGTTTTCATTAAGGAG GCATTACAGTCCAGAGGGATCAGCGAGCTCCTGCTCACAGCAGACAACCAGGACTCATTAAAGTCTGGGGGCGTGGATGGAG CTGTCAGATCAGTGAAGTTGCAGAAATTAAGCCAGAGAGACATCCAGGCTCTGAGCGCCATCCAG CCCAACAGCCCCACTATAGTGATGGACTACTGGACCGGGTGGTATGATGTGTGGGGTGAACTCCACCATGTGCTTCCACCAGAGG ACATGATGTCCACCGTGAGAGAGATGCTGAGGCGAGGATTCTCTATCAACCTATACATGTTCCACGGAGGCTCCAGTTTCGGCTTCGTGAGCGGAGCGGTCGGCGATCCGTCCTACAAAGCGCTCGTCCCCAGCTACG ATTATGATGCTCCCTTGTCTGAAGCTGGGGAATACACACCAAAGTACCACCTGCTGAAGGATTTGCTGTCTCGATATAACA AAGAAGACCATTTACCTGACATGCCAGCACAGCATTACAAGGAGGCTTATGAGCCGGCCATCATGTACCAGCACCTGTCATTATGGGATGCTCTGAGCTTCACTGAGGGA CCATTTAAGTCACCCAAGCCAATAAGCATGGAGAATCTCCCCGTGAACAATAAGAACGGTCAGTCCTATGGATACACGCTGTATGAGACCAGCATCACCAGCGGAGGGCTGTTAAAGTCTGGAGACAACGTCCGAGACCGAGCCCTG gtttTTGTAGACAGGAGCTACATCGGCCTTTTCAAGCGGCAAAGCCTGGAGCTGGCTGTTTCTGATGAGAAG GGTCGGCGTACTTTAAGTTTACTGGTGGAAAACTGTGGACGAGTTCACCGAGGAAAGAACCTTGATAAACAACATAAAG GCCTTGTGGgagacattttattaaacaatatCCCCTTGAGGGATTTTACAATATACAGCCTGGAAATGAAACCCAGCTTTATTGATAG TCTTTACCAGGCAGCTTGGAAACCTCTGCCTGAATCGCCAACCTTCCCAAGTTTTTTCATGGGGAGGCTATTTGCCTACGGATACCCGAGCGACACATTTGTCAAACTTCCA GGCTGGCAGAAAGGTGTGGTGTTCATCAACGGGGCGAATCTGGGCCGCTACTGGTCCATCGGCCCCCAGCAGAACCTTTACCTCCCGGGTCCTTTCCTCAACAGTGGAATCAATCAG GTGATCGTgtttgaggagcaggagggcGACTACAAGGTCCACTTTGAAGAAACACCTGATCTCGGCATGGCAGCGGACATCCAGTGA